The genome window TCCCGACCGGCTACGGGGTGGAGCTCGGCCTGCTGGTGGACGCCCTGGACCTGGTCGGGCTGGACGCGCTGGCCCAGGTCGACGTCGGGGTGCGGCACCACCGCCACCAGGACGGCCAGGCGCTCGGCCGGATGGCCGCCACCATCTACCGCACCGCGCTGGAGCGGCTGGACCGCACCCACCGGCTCAAGGCGGCCGAGGACCTGGCCCGCCCGGTGCTCACCCAGTTCTCCCGCGACCCGGTGACCAGGGAGTTCACCGCCCACGACCACCCGGTCACGGCGCTGGAGCGCCCCCCGGTGATCGAACTGCCGCAGTACCGGGAGCGGTCCGGCCGGAGCTGACCGGTCCCGGGGTGTGGCCGACGTCCTGGTTTGCCGCACGGCGGCCCCGGCAAGGTTCGAGATATGGCCGATCAAACGACCGCACGCATCCTGGTGGCCTCGAACCGGGGCCCGGTGTCCTTCTCGACCGCGGCGGACGGCAGTCTCAGCCTGCGCCGCGGCGGCGGCGGACTGGTCTCGGGGCTCTCCGCGATCGACGACCCGAACGCCGTCTGGGTCTGCGCCGCACTCGGCGAGGCCGACCGGGCGGCGGCCCGGCGCTCGCCCGACGGGCGGCTCGACCGGGCCGGCTTCGAGGTCGGCGGGCAGGCCGTGCGGATGCTGGACCTGGACCCCGAGGTGTTCGACCGGGCCTACAACGGCGTGGCCAACTCGACCCTCTGGTTCCTCCACCACATGCTCTACGCCACCCCGACCTCGCCCGCCTTCGACCGGCGGGCGGGCGAGCAGTGGGCCGGCTTCCGGGCCTACAACGCGGCCTTCGCCGAGGCGCTGGCCGCCGAGGCCGCGCCCGGCGCCGCGGTGCTGGTGCAGGACTACCACCTCACCCTCGTGCCCGAGCTGCTCCGCGAGCTGCGCCCGGACCTGCGGATCGGCTACTTCCTGCACATCCCGTGGGCGCCGGCCGACTACTTCCGGCTGCTGCCGGACGACCGGGCGGCGGCCGTGCTCACCGGCGTGCTGGGCGCCGACCGGGCCGGGTTCCACACCCGGCGCTGGGCCGAGGCCTTCGCCGACTGCTGCGAGCAGGTGTTGGGCGCCACCGTCGACCGGGCCGACCTCTCGGTCACCCACCGGGGCCGGACCACCAGGCTGGGCGTGCACGCGCTCGGCGCCGACGGCGAGTTCCTGCGCGAGCGCGCGCACCGGCCGGACGTGGACCAGCGGCTCGCCGCGCTCAGGCAGCAGGTGGGCGACCGGCGCACCATCGTCCGGGTGGACCGCACCGAGCTGAGCAAGAACATCGTCCGCGGCCTGCAGGCCTACCGGCACCTGCTGCGCACCCGCCCCGAGTGGCACGACCGGGTGGTGCACGTCGCCTTCGCCTACCCCTCCCGGCAGGACCTGGCCGAGTACCGCGAGTACACCGCCGAGGTGCGCCGGATCAGCGAGGAGATCAACGCCGAGTTCGGCACCGCGCGCTGGCAGCCGCTGATACTCCAGGTGGAGGACGACTTCGCCCGCTCGCTGGCCGCCTACCGGCTGGCCGACGTGGCCCTGGTCAACCCGATCCGGGACGGCATGAACCTGGTCGCAAAGGAGGTCCCGGTGGTCTCCGACGCGGGCTGCGCGCTGGTGCTCTCCCGGGAGGCCGGGGCCTGGCCGGAACTGGCCGAGGACGCGATCGGGATCAACCCGTACGACGTGCTGGGCACCGCCGACGCACTGCACCGCGCGCTCGGCATGCCCGTCGCCGAGCGCACCGAGCGCACCAAGCGGCTGGCCGCGGCGGCCACCGCGCTGCCGCCGCAGCAGTGGTTCCTCGATCAGCTCGCGGAGCTCAGCGCCTGAGACCCTCCAGCGCCCGGGCCAGCCCCTCCAGCAGCGCCACCACCCCGGCCGGCCCGGGCACCACCAGGTCGGCCCGCTCGGCCACCTCGCGCACCGGCGGTTCGCCGGTGACCGGGCCGCTGGCCACCAGCAGCCCGGGCAGCCCGGCGCCGCGCAGCCGCTCGACGGCGGCGAAGGCGGCCAGGTCGCCCAGGTCGTCCCCGGCGTAGAGCACCGCGCCGGCCGCCCGCTCGCCGACCAGCCCGGTCAGCGCCGCGCCCTTGTCGACCCCGGGCGGGCGCAGTTCGACCACCATCCGGCCGGGTTCCACGGCGAGCCCGTGCGCGGCGGCCAGCTCGGCCAGCGGGCCGCGCAGCCGCTCCAGGAGGGCGTCCGGCTCGGCGGTGCGCCGGGTGTGCACCGCCAGCGAGCGGTCCTTGTCCTCCAGCCAGGTGCCCTCCGGCGCGTCCAGGGCGGCCAGCAGGCCGGGCAGTTCGGCCCGCACGGCGGCCACCCCGGGGTGCACCTGAGGGGCCGTCAGCCGGCCGGTGGCGCCGTCCCAGCGCTCGGCCCCGTAGTGGCCGAGCACCACCAGGCGCTCCAGTCCGGGGGTGTCGGCGAAGCCGCCGAGCCGGACGGCGGCGAGCGCCGGGCGGCCGGTGACCACGGCGACGGTGCCGATCCGCCCGGCCAGCGCGGCCAGCGCGGCGGCGGCGCCGGGGTGGGCGGCGGCCCGTTCGGGGTCGGCGACGATCGGCGCCAGGGTGCCGTCGAAGTCGAGGGCGAGCAGCGCCCGGGCCGGGTCGGCCAGCAGTGCGGCCAGGCCCGCCCGGCCGGCGGTGGTGGTCGGTTCCTGCAGCATGCCCGCCAACCTACCCAGGGCGCGGGTCGGCTAACGCTCGGCCCGGCGGGCGGCCCGGATCCGGCGCAGCCGGTTGACCAGGACCGGGTCCTGCTTGAGCGCCTCCTCGCGGTCCAGCAGGGCGTTGAGCAGCTGGTAGTACCGCGTGGCGGAGATGCCCAGTTCCTCGCGGACCGCCTGCTCCTTGGCCCCCTGGGTGCGCCAGCCGCGGGCCTCCAGGGCCAGCACGGCCCGCTCGCGCTCGGTCAGCTCGGTCATCCCGCCATTCTCCCGCAGCGCACCGACGTCCCGGGCAAGCCGCCCGACTACTGGCCGCGGGCCTTCTTGCTGGTCGTCTCGGCGAACTGCTGCAGGCCGGTGAGCACCGGGCCCGGGTCGTCGGAGACCGCCTTGCCGATGTCGGTCTTGAGCCGGCCGCTGACGGTGTCCCAGGCCGGGTCGCCGAGCGGGTAGAAGCTGGCGGCCGGCAGCGCGTCCAGGAACGGCTTGAGGTCGGGGTGCCGGCCGCTGTTGGTCATGTCGTCCAGGGTGTCCTGGGTGACCGGGAGCAGGTTGTACTGCTCGTCGAAGGCGAGCGTGTTGTCCTTCGTGTAGGCGAAGTTGAGGAAGTCGCGGATCTGCTGCCGGTGCCCGTTGGCGGTGTAGGCCATCATCCAGTCGGCCACGCCCAGGGTGCGGTCCTTGGTGGCCGGGTCCTTGCGGGGGATCGGCGCGGTGCCGTAGTCGACCTTCGCCTGCGCCGCCTTCTGGACCAGTGCCGGGTGGCCGTTGAGCATCGCCACCTTGCCGGCCGCGAAGTCGTCGAAGGCGGTCTGGCGGTTGACCGATCCCGGGTCGGGATAGGTCAGGTGGGGGTCCACCAGGTTCTGCTTGAGCCAGGCGAAGGTCTCCTGGTTCTCCTTGCTGTCCAGGGTGTAGACGCCGGCGTCGTCGGTCAGCCCGCCGCCGCCGCTCATCGTCCACATCATCGACTCGGCCTGGGCCTCCTCCGGGCCGAGCGGCAGCGCGTAGGGGGTGACCCCGGGCACCTTGGCCTTGATCAGCGCGGCGTCCGCCTTGAGGTCGGCCCAGCTGGCCGGCGGCTGGGCGATGCCGGCCTTGGCGAAGATCGTCTTGTTGTAGAAGAAGGTCCGCGAGGAGGAGACGAACGGGATGCCGTACTGGGTGCCGAGCACCTCCCCGGCCCGGTTGAAGACGTCCAGGAAGTTCGCCTCGGTGTCCATCGAGAGCACGTCCCGGGCCGGGTAGAGCTGGTTGGCGGCCACCTTGTCGGCGAAGCCGCCGGTCTGCACGATGTCGGGCGAGTGGCCGGCCTTGACCATCGCGGCGACCCGGGCGTCGATGTCGTTCCAGCTGTAGACCCGGACGTCGACCTTGATCTTCGGGTTGGCCGCCTCGAAGCGCCTGGCCAGGTCGTCCCAGTAGTGCTGCGAGCTGGTGGCGGGGCTGTCGCCGTAGTCGGCGGCCACCAGTTGGAGGGTGACGGTGCCGTTCCCGTCGAGGCCGAGCACCCCGCAACCGGAGAGCAGCAGGGTACTGGTCACGAGCGCAGCGCTGAGCCGGGACTTCAACGGGGGACCGCCTTCGGGCGCACAGGTATCGGGGGTGACGGAAGGTTGCCACCGAGTGGTCTGAACCAGAAACCTGAAGTCGCCGAACGTTACCGAAGTGGGTCGCCTCGTTGCGCAGGGCGCAACGCCCAGCCGGAGCCCCGGACGGCCCGTCAACTGCCGTGCGCCGCAGGTCAGACGGTGAGCACCTGGACGCCGGCCTCGGTGAAGGCCGCGATCAGCTCCTCGTCGGCGTCCGCGTCGGTCACCAGGGTGTCGATCGCCTCCAGCCCGCAGATCTTGGCGAAGGCCCGGTGGCCGAGCTTGGAGGAGTCGGCGGCCACCACCACCCGGCGGGCCCGCTCGGCGAGCAGCCGGTTGACGCTGGCCTCGCCCTCGTGGTGCGCGGTGGCGCCGGCCCCGGCGTCCAGCGCGTCCACCCCCAGCACCGTGACGTCCAGGGTGAGTTCGCCGAGCACGGCGGCGGCCAGCGGGCCGATCAGCTCGTAGGACTGCGGGCGGGCCACCCCGCCGGTGACCACGATCTTCACCGCCGGACGGACCGTCAGTTCGTTGGCGATGTTGAGCGCGTTGGTCACCACGGTGAGCGACTGCCCGCCGACCTCGGGCCGTTCGGCCAGCTCGGGGCGGACCGCGAGGGCGCGGGCCACCTCGGTGGTGGTGGTGCCGCCGTTCAGGCCGACCACCTCGCCGGGGGCGATCAGCGCGGCGACGGCCTGGCCGATCCGCTGCTTGGCGTCGGCGTGCCGGGCGGTCTTGTAGCGCAGCGGGAGGTCGTAGGAGACGTTGTGGGCGACCGCGCCGCCGCGGGTCCGGGTGACCATCTGCTGGCGGGCCAGCTGGTCCAGGTCGCGGCGGATCGTGGCGGCCGAGACGCCGAGCGCGGCGGCCGCCTCCTCGACCTCCAACCTGCCCTGCTCGGCGAGGAGTTCGAGGAGACCGTTCCACCGCTCGTACCTGGACACGCCGCGCCATCCCTTGCTCTCGTCCACCCGCTGTCCGGACAGCGTCGCACAAGGCCGCCCCCGCCTGCGGCGGCGTCCGCAGGCCCGACGGACTATTGCGCGGTTCTGATCGCAACGGCTATAAAACAATCACCTTCACGCAGAGAAGTAGAAGAGCAGTAGAAGCGCACTGGAGAGGAACGGCATGAGCGCACTCACCGCCGAAGAGCTGGCCAGCCAGCCGGCCTGCTGGCGCCGCGCCGCCGCACTGGCCGCCCCGGCCGGCGCCGACCTGCCGGCACCGGGCGAGCGGGTCGCCGTGGTCGGCTGCGGCACCTCCTGGTTCATGGCCCAGGCCTACGCGGCGCTGCGCGAGGCGGCCGGGCAGGGCGAGACCGACGCGTTCGCGGCCTCCGAGTTCCGCTACGCCCGGTCCTACGACCGGGTGTTGGCGATCACCCGGTCCGGCACCACCACCGAGGTGCTCACCCTGCTCGACCGGCTGTCCGGCCGGACCCCGACCACCGCCCTCACCGCCGACCCGGCCACCCCGGTCAAGCGGGCCGCCGACCGGCTGGTGGTGCTGGACTTCGCCGACGAGCGCTCGGTGGTGCAGACCCGGTTCGCCACCAGCGCGCTCGCCCTGCTGCGCGCCCACCTCGAACTGTCCGGCGCGCTGCCGCCGGGCACGGCCACGGTGGAGCGGGCGGCGGCCGACGCCGAGCGGGCACTGGCCGGACCGCTGCCGGCCGGCCTGACCGAGGTGGAGCAGATCACCTTCCTGGGCGCCGGCTGGACCAACGGCCTGGCCCTGGAGGCCGGGTTGAAGCTGCGCGAGGCGGCGTCCTTCTGGACCGAGGCATACCCGGCGATGGAGTACCGGCACGGACCGGTCGCGATCACCGCCCCCGGGCGGGCCGCCTGGATGTTCGGCACCCTGCCGGAGGGCCTGGGCGCGCAGGTCGCCGCGACCGGCGGACTGCTGGTCAGCGACTCGGCGGCCGGCGGGCTGGACCCGATGGCCGACCTGGTCCGGGTGCACCGCCTGGCGGTGGAGCTGGCCGGGGCCCGCGGACTGGACCCGGACCGCCCGCGGGCGCTGACCCGCTCGGTGCAGCTCTGACCCCGGTGCGCGCCGCGCGACCAAGCTCACCCCGACCGGACCGGACCAATCCCACCACTGGACTAGACCTCTCCTCCTCGGTCAAGGGAAACTGTCCCCCGTGAAGCACGTCATCGCACTCGATGTAGGCGGCA of Kitasatospora viridis contains these proteins:
- a CDS encoding alpha,alpha-trehalose-phosphate synthase (UDP-forming), which translates into the protein MADQTTARILVASNRGPVSFSTAADGSLSLRRGGGGLVSGLSAIDDPNAVWVCAALGEADRAAARRSPDGRLDRAGFEVGGQAVRMLDLDPEVFDRAYNGVANSTLWFLHHMLYATPTSPAFDRRAGEQWAGFRAYNAAFAEALAAEAAPGAAVLVQDYHLTLVPELLRELRPDLRIGYFLHIPWAPADYFRLLPDDRAAAVLTGVLGADRAGFHTRRWAEAFADCCEQVLGATVDRADLSVTHRGRTTRLGVHALGADGEFLRERAHRPDVDQRLAALRQQVGDRRTIVRVDRTELSKNIVRGLQAYRHLLRTRPEWHDRVVHVAFAYPSRQDLAEYREYTAEVRRISEEINAEFGTARWQPLILQVEDDFARSLAAYRLADVALVNPIRDGMNLVAKEVPVVSDAGCALVLSREAGAWPELAEDAIGINPYDVLGTADALHRALGMPVAERTERTKRLAAAATALPPQQWFLDQLAELSA
- the otsB gene encoding trehalose-phosphatase: MLQEPTTTAGRAGLAALLADPARALLALDFDGTLAPIVADPERAAAHPGAAAALAALAGRIGTVAVVTGRPALAAVRLGGFADTPGLERLVVLGHYGAERWDGATGRLTAPQVHPGVAAVRAELPGLLAALDAPEGTWLEDKDRSLAVHTRRTAEPDALLERLRGPLAELAAAHGLAVEPGRMVVELRPPGVDKGAALTGLVGERAAGAVLYAGDDLGDLAAFAAVERLRGAGLPGLLVASGPVTGEPPVREVAERADLVVPGPAGVVALLEGLARALEGLRR
- a CDS encoding DUF3263 domain-containing protein — encoded protein: MTELTERERAVLALEARGWRTQGAKEQAVREELGISATRYYQLLNALLDREEALKQDPVLVNRLRRIRAARRAER
- a CDS encoding extracellular solute-binding protein encodes the protein MTSTLLLSGCGVLGLDGNGTVTLQLVAADYGDSPATSSQHYWDDLARRFEAANPKIKVDVRVYSWNDIDARVAAMVKAGHSPDIVQTGGFADKVAANQLYPARDVLSMDTEANFLDVFNRAGEVLGTQYGIPFVSSSRTFFYNKTIFAKAGIAQPPASWADLKADAALIKAKVPGVTPYALPLGPEEAQAESMMWTMSGGGGLTDDAGVYTLDSKENQETFAWLKQNLVDPHLTYPDPGSVNRQTAFDDFAAGKVAMLNGHPALVQKAAQAKVDYGTAPIPRKDPATKDRTLGVADWMMAYTANGHRQQIRDFLNFAYTKDNTLAFDEQYNLLPVTQDTLDDMTNSGRHPDLKPFLDALPAASFYPLGDPAWDTVSGRLKTDIGKAVSDDPGPVLTGLQQFAETTSKKARGQ
- a CDS encoding DeoR/GlpR family DNA-binding transcription regulator, with product MSRYERWNGLLELLAEQGRLEVEEAAAALGVSAATIRRDLDQLARQQMVTRTRGGAVAHNVSYDLPLRYKTARHADAKQRIGQAVAALIAPGEVVGLNGGTTTTEVARALAVRPELAERPEVGGQSLTVVTNALNIANELTVRPAVKIVVTGGVARPQSYELIGPLAAAVLGELTLDVTVLGVDALDAGAGATAHHEGEASVNRLLAERARRVVVAADSSKLGHRAFAKICGLEAIDTLVTDADADEELIAAFTEAGVQVLTV
- a CDS encoding SIS domain-containing protein, yielding MSALTAEELASQPACWRRAAALAAPAGADLPAPGERVAVVGCGTSWFMAQAYAALREAAGQGETDAFAASEFRYARSYDRVLAITRSGTTTEVLTLLDRLSGRTPTTALTADPATPVKRAADRLVVLDFADERSVVQTRFATSALALLRAHLELSGALPPGTATVERAAADAERALAGPLPAGLTEVEQITFLGAGWTNGLALEAGLKLREAASFWTEAYPAMEYRHGPVAITAPGRAAWMFGTLPEGLGAQVAATGGLLVSDSAAGGLDPMADLVRVHRLAVELAGARGLDPDRPRALTRSVQL